GAATCGCGGCCAGCGTAGGCAACACCACCGCGGGCCAGAAGCGGCGTGACAGAAGAATGAGTAACGCCAGATAAACGCCCTGCGGCAGAAAAAGCACCGCCTGCTGGCCGTTGTGGGTGAGGTAAAAACTGAGCGTCCACAGCATCAGCCAGCCGGTTCCCCAGGCCAGCATAATGAACAGAGACAGCACAATGTGCCGCAGGGAACGCCGCATCAGTGGCCCGTCAGCAGCTGGTTGTCGAGCGCGAAATGCACCAGCTCAATGGTGCTGCTGCACTGTAATTTCCCCAGCACGTTGGCGCGATGGACGTGAACGGTTTTATGGCTCAGTTCGAGGGTAAAGGCGATGGCTTTGACGCTTTCGCCTTTGACTAAGAGGTCGAACACTTCCCGTTCGCGCGGGGTGAGGACATTGAGCACTTTCGACACCGGCTGGCCGCCGCGCAAAGCTTTGACCGCATCGGCGCACAGATAATGGCCGCCCATGCCGACGGAACGCACCGCCTGCACCAGCTCTTCCGGGCCGCAGCGTTTGGTGAGGTACCCGCTGGCCCCGGCGTCGAGGGCGCTTTGCACAAAGGCGGGCGTGTCATAAATGCTCAGAATGATGGCGCGGAACGTCGGGCGCTGCTGGCGCAGGCGCTTGAGCAGGCTGAGTCCGTTTTCATCCGGCATGGCGACATCCAGCACCGCGACGTCAATATCGCTGTGTGTTAATGCAGGCCACGCATCGGCGGCGCTGCTGTACTGGCCTTCGACCACCAGGTCGTCCTCCAGATTTAAAAGCTGCGCAAAACCAGACCGCACCACCACATGGTCATCCACCAGCACCACTTTGATCATTGCTTATTTCTCTTACCGAAGTTGATATCCATGATGCCTGTTGCGCCGGGCGTGGCAATAAGCTGAACGCGGTTATGTAACCTGCGTAACAAAAATGCAATAAATTAAAAACCTTTGCCAATATCCCTTCCGGTATCAGGGCAGGGCGTGGGTATTGTCTTTTTCAGAGAGCGGAAACCGAGGCACGTTAATATATGAATCAATTTGTCTGTTTATTGCCATGGTGTGAAAACAGGTGAAGGAGATGTAACGCATTGCTGCTGCGAATAGTGATTTTACCTCTGCCTGACGCGGCGGATTCATTATCTTGTGGTTCAATAACCTATTATTTCATGTTTGGTTAGTATTAAAATCTAATTCTAGGTTCTGCTGTATTTATTATTCTAATTTAATCTCTTATTTGTTGGAGTTGTTTGTTATTGACTGGAAGGGCTATTTCGCCTTTTTTTTCGGTCATTACGGGTTACTATTTATTGCATCAGCGAGGCGCAATCCGAAATACACAATCAGGTTTGAACTTGCTGGTGAATATGTTTAGAGGTTTTTTGATTGATGAGGAAATTAAGCCGGAGCATTTATCTGGCTCGGGAGAGTTTTGCTCAAGATTCATTAATCAAAAATCTTATTTGTGTGTCATTTCCTTAAATTACAGGACCACTTTTATGAAACTGAATAACGTTTTTTCTGCTCTGGTATTGGCTTCAGGTTTAACTGCATTTGGCGCTCAGGCCGATCAAGGTAGCGGCGTGGTGACCTTCACCGGCTCGGTGATTGACGCGCCATGCTCCGTTGCGGCGGGCGATGACGATCAGACCATCGACCTGGGCCAGGTTTCCAGCTCCGCAGTGGCAAACGGCGGCACCTCTACGCCGGTTCCTTTCTACATCCACCTGGAAAACTGCTCTGTTGATACGGCCAGCACCGTCTCCACCACCTTTGCCGGCGCGGATTCCAGCGTTGACGGCGCGGTACTGGGCGTGACCGGCTCTGCAACCGACGTGGGCATCGTGATGACCGACGGCGACAGCAATGCGATCACCCTGGGCGAAGCGACCGTAGGCCAGACCATTCAGAACGGCGACAACACCCTGGCGTACTCCGCCTACATCATCGGTGGCGAAGCGCCAACTGAAGGTGATTTCACCGGTGTGACGAACTGGACTCTGGCATACGAATAAGGTTTCACCTTATTCCACGATGTTATTCAGGCGGCCTGTTTGGGCCGTCTGATATTCCACTCTGACCGAATAAGAGAAAAGGGATTGCGATGCATTTTTTATTATCTACATCGACACCGCCGATCGTGAAAATCTTCCTTTTTCTCCTGTCTGGTTATTGCCTGCCATTACTGGCGGCAAACCAGGGGGACGGCGCAATATTCATTAAAGGGGAGGTGCTTTATACCCCCTGCGCCATTGATCTTGATAGCCGAGATCAGACGATTGATATGGGAGAAACCCCCGTCGCCGAAATAGCCACCAAAGGCTATGGCCCAACGCGTCATTTTACCGTTCGTTTAATCAATTGCCTGATGCTGCCCTCACCAGGGAACAGCCAGTTCGACTCTGAGTATTACCAAATCACCTTTGATCCCATGACCGGAACGGAACGTTTTGCCATTCGCGGTGAAGCCGAGGGCATTGAACTCACCATTCGCGATACCGACGGCAATCTCGCGGTGCCCGGCGTGGCGCTTCCGGCGAAAGAGGTCACCCGGGGAAATATCGATCTTCACTATGCGCTGCAGATGGTAAGCGACGGCCAGCCGCTGAAATCAGGGACGTATCAGTCGCTGATTCGCTTCAGAATGGATTATTACTGAGATGAATAAAAAGACTCCGCCACGATTCAGACGCTCGACCCTCAGTTTGCTCATTCTGGGAATGCTACTGCCGGTTTCAGCGTCCTGGGCCGATGACGAGATCCAGTTCAACACCGATGTGTTGGATACTCAGGATAAGGACAACATCGACCTCAGCCATTTTTCGCGTCGCGGCTACGTGATGCCAGGTGACTACACCTTCACCATTATGGTGAACAAGGAAAGCCTGAAAGAAGAGCAAATCGTCGTTTATCCGGTCGGTGAAAATGGCCAGGACAGCCTGATCTGCCTCTCTCCTGAACTGGTTTCACGCCTGACGCTGAAAGCCAGCACTATGCGGGATTTACGTTGGCTTCGTGACGGTCAGTGTCTGGATAAAGCCAGTCTCGACGGGCTGGAGATGCGCGTCGATCTGGCAAAAGATACCCTCTATCTGGCGATCCCGCAGGCTTACCTTGAATTTACCGCCCCGAACTGGGACCCGCCGTCGCGCTGGGATGAGGGGATTCCTGGGGTGATTGCCGACTACAACCTCAACGTGCAGACCCAGCACGCGGTCAATTCGTCCGACAGCCAGAGCCTGAGCGGAACCGGCGTGTTCGGAGCGAATCTGGGGCCGTGGCGCGCTCGCGCCGACTGGCAGACCAACTGGGACAAACGCAACGGCAATACCGACAAAGATTTCAGCTTTAGCCGCTACTACCTCTATCGCGCCATCCCGTCGCTGAAAGCCAAACTGACCGTGGGCGAGGATTATCTGAGCTCGGACATATTCGACACTTTCCGCTTTAGCGGCGTCAGTCTGAACTCGGATCTCAGCATGCTTCCGCCGAGCCTGCGCGGCTATGCCCCGGAAGTGACGGGCATCGCCCGCTCCGGCGGGAAAGTGACCATCAGCCAGCAGGGGCGCGTGCTGTACGAAACCCAGGTGGCGGCGGGGCCGTTTCGCATTCAGGAGCTGAATGACGCGGTCTCCGGCACCCTGGACGTGCGCGTGGATGAGCTGGATGGCAGCGTGCAGACCTTTCAGGTGACGACGGCGTCGGTGCCTTATCTGACGCGTCCCGGTGCGGTGCGCTACAAGCTTGCGGCGGGTAAACCCTCCGAGTGGGAGCACAGCATGACCGGGCCGCTGTTTACCTCCGGAGAAGCCTCCTGGGGGATCGCCAACGGCTGGACGCTGTACGGCGGCACGGTTATCGGCGGGGACTACAACGCCCTGTCGATGGGGATTGGGCGTGACCTCTATCTGCTGGGCGCCGTGGCGGCGGATATCACCCAGTCGCGCGCCTCGCTCCCGTCTGACGGCACGCTCTCCGGCACCTCTTATCGGGTCAGCTACTCCAAAACTTTCGACGAATACGACAGCCAGGTGACCTTCGCGGGGTACCGCTTCTCCGAGCGCGACTTTATGAGCATGTCGGAATATCTCGACGCGCGCTACGGCAGCGGGGCGTCCCACAGCCCGAAAGAGAAATACACGCTCTCTTTCAACAAGCGCTTTCGCGAGCTGGGGCTGAGCACCTATCTGAACTACAGCCATCAGACCTACTGGAACAGCGCCGACAACGATCGCCTGACGCTTTCGATGTCGCGTTACCTCGATGTCGGGCCGTTCAAAAACATGAGCCTCTCCCTGTCGGTGTATCGCAGCGAGTACTACTCCCTGAAGGACGACGGGGCGTATGTGTCGATTTCACTGCCGATTGGCAACGGCACCTCCCTGAGCTACGGCGCGACCATCAACCGCACGGATAACACCCATCGCGTCAGCTATTACGGTCGTCTGGATGAGCACAACAGCTTCCAGGTGAGCAGCGGACTGTCGCGCAGCGGGCCAACGGGCTACGGCTACTACACCTGGCAGGGCGACAGTACCCAGGTGCAGGCCAACGCCAGCTATCAGGCGGGGAGCTACAGCGCCCTGGGGATGACCCTCAACGGCGGCCTGACCATGACCACGGAGGGTGGGGCGGCGCATCGCTCCAATGCGCGCGGCGGGAGCCGGGTGCTGGTCGATACCGCAGGCGTCAGCGGCGTGCCGGTGAAAGGTTTTGGCGCATCGGTCAAAACCAACCGCTTCGGCAAGGCGGTGATTGCCGATGTGAACAGCTACTACCGCAACCCGATCCGCATCGACGTCGACAAACTGGACGAGAACGCCGACGTCACCCGCTCCGTTTCCCAGGCCACACTCACCGAAGGGGCCATCGGCTACCGCCAGTTTGATGTGATTGCCGGGGGCAAAGCGATGGCCTTTATCCGTAAAGCCGACGGCAGTTTCCCGCCGTTTGGCGCCTCCGTCGTGAATGACAAAAATCAGGAAACCGGCGTCGTGAACGACGAAGGGAGCGTCTGGCTGAGCGGCATCCAGGCCAATGGAACAATGACCGTGAAATGGGACGGCAAAGCCCGCTGCGTGGTGAACCTGCCACCTGTCCTTCCGCAGGTACTGGATAACCTGCTTTTAACCTGTGCGCCGGAATGAACCGGCCCGAATAAGAGATGAGCTTTGAGATGATGATTGTACGATTGCATGCCCTGGCGGGCATCGCGCTGGCGTTTAGCG
Above is a window of Lelliottia jeotgali DNA encoding:
- a CDS encoding Transcriptional regulatory protein UhpA, whose product is MIKVVLVDDHVVVRSGFAQLLNLEDDLVVEGQYSSAADAWPALTHSDIDVAVLDVAMPDENGLSLLKRLRQQRPTFRAIILSIYDTPAFVQSALDAGASGYLTKRCGPEELVQAVRSVGMGGHYLCADAVKALRGGQPVSKVLNVLTPREREVFDLLVKGESVKAIAFTLELSHKTVHVHRANVLGKLQCSSTIELVHFALDNQLLTGH